TGCACCACCACGATGATGGAGTTCAGGTTAGCCACCAGCTTGATGCCGCGCAGGTTGAAAATCGTCATCAACCCGACCAGCACCGCCACGAAGATCCAGGACGGGACGCCCGGGAAGATCGCTTCAAGGTAAATCTTGGCCAGCAAAATGTTGATCATCGGCATGAACAGGTAGTCCAACAGCGATGACCAGCCCACCATAAAGCCGACGTGCGGGCTGATGGCTTTCTGGGCGTAAGTGTAGGCAGAACCGGCGGAAGGGAACTTCTTCACCAGCTTGCCGTAGCTCAGGGCGGTAAACAGGATCGCCAGCAGAGCGAAGGCGTACGCGGTCGCGACGTGACCATCGGTCAGGCCGGATACGATGCCGAAGGTATCGAAGATGGTCATTGGCTGCAGATAAGCCAGGCCCATCATCACTACCGGAACCAAAGTCAGGGTTTTACGCAGCTGAGTGCGCTGAGCCGGAGCGGCGTTGAGGGTGTTATCGGACATTGTTCAGCCCCCCCTTACCTTGAGCCTTGCGGATGGCGGACACGCCAAGACTTAAGGTTGCGGGGAAACTTCGCAACGAGCGACTTAATTCTAAAAGAAGGGGATTGTAAGCTGGATAACGGGTCGAGGAAACCTCGGCTGCTCCATAGTCGCTGCGGCCACAGCGGAAACCGGCGGGCACCGGTGCTAAAGTGAAAAATTGCCCCATCTTTCTAATCCTCATGAGTCACGACCATAAAGTTTTGTTTGATCGTGCACGAAACTATTTATCTATCCGGATCGGTGTCCGGCCTCGCTTGGTGTATGAAACGCTACGTTGGTAAAGCTAAATGCAAAAAAAATAACCGACGCTTTCAAAACGTCGGCTATCTGCATTTGAGATATTTTGCACCAGAATGCCTCCGGATGACAAGATCCGGAAGCCCTCAAATACAAATTCTTTTTGTCGATCGGACGGAAAACCGGCCCGGCAGGCGAATTAATCCGCTACCGGCAGGCCAGTCGCCCGCACATACCTCTTACTTTATACGCCCATTCAGGCATTTTTCAACATCCAGTCGATCTCGGTTTCCGTCACCCGCCGTTCAAACTGCAGCAGTTCGTCCGTCTTGCAGGCGTGATAAACCTGAGTAAAACGCTCGCCCAGATAATGGGTCAGCGCATGCTGATGTTCAAACTCGTACAGCGCGTCGCTCTGGCGGATCGGCAGCGGCAGCCCCTCCTGCTCCAGCCCGTTGCCGGTCACCGGCTCAGGCAGCGGCAGCGCGTTGTCCAGCCCGTACAGCATGCCGGCCAGGATCGCCGCCATCACCAGATACGGATTGGCGTCGGCGCCGGCCACGCGATACTCCACCCGGAGGTTCTCCGGATCGCCGCAGGGAATCCGCAACGCCACGGTGCGGTTGTTGTGGCCCCACGCGGCCTGGATCGGCACATACATCCCCGGCTGGAAGCGCCGGTAGGCGTTGACGTTCGGCGCCAGCAGCGCCATCGACGCCGGCATCAGGGTGATCATCCCGGCCAACGCCTGCTTCAATAGTGGTGAATCCTCGCCTTCGGCATCGGCGAACAGGTTGTTGCCCGCCCTATCCTGCATGCTGACATGCACGTGCATGCCGCTGCCGGCGTAATCCTCATAGGGTTTAGCCATAAAGGTGGCGTGCATGTCGTGGTTCTCGGCCACCAGCCGCACCAGCCGCTTCAGCGCCAGCGCGTGGTCGCAGGCCAGCAAGATATCGTCGGTATGACGCAGGTTGACCTCGAACTGCCCCGGCGACGCCTCCGCCACCGCGCCGTCCGCCGGCAGCCCCTGCAGCTTCGCCAGCGCGTCGATGTCGTTCAGCACCTCGGCGAAATGGTTCAGGTTATCGACGGAATACACCTGGCTTTGGGTGTTGCGCTCCTGGGTGCCGGGCGCGCACGGCGGCTGCAGATCGCCTTCCGCGTCGCGCTGCCGATCGATGAGATAAAACTCCAGCTCTACCGCTGCCACCGGGAACAAGCCGCGCTGTCGCAGCGCCTGCCACACGCGGTTCAGCACATTGCGGGGTTCAACGTCAAAGGGAGTGCCATCTTCATCCAGCATGGTCAGCAGCACCTGGCCGATATGCTCCGGATCAGCGGCCGACGGCGTCAGCGAGCCGGGCACCGGCAGGCATATGCGGTCCGGCTCGCCGAGCTCCTGCCCAAGACCGGTTTCCTCCACCACGTTGCCGAGGATATCCATGGCGAACACCGACGCGGGGAAGTAGCTGCCTTTTTCCAGTTTTTTCAACCCTGAGACGGGTATGCGTTTGCCGCGGAAGGAACCATTGAGATCGGTGAGAAGGATATCGACATACTGCGTGGCGGGATGGCGTTCCAAATAATGAGCAACCTCATTTTGGAACGCGCTACTTCGCCTCTCTTCATGATGCTGTGCAAAATGTTCAACTGCTGCGCTATTGGTTTGCATACGTCACCCGCCATTATGCTCTTAAGGCGCGTTGGCGCCCGTCCGCCGTTAGATTCAACACATGATTGGATTTCTCGCCAGGCCGCGCCGCTGCTGGGCGCTCAAAATAACATCCACAATATGAAACATAGCCTTAACAGAATAGGTTTGCAAATGTTACAATTCTGTTTGATTATTCGCCACCGGCTGCTAAATTGATAAAATATTGACCGAAAAGGCCTTACTGTCCTTTTTACGTCAACTATTTCGTCCAACGCACCGAGAGTGAACATGGGCAATATATTTTCCAAATCTGCCCTAACTACCGATATCATGCAGCATCGTTATCGCCCAGACAGGCGCCCGATAGCGATATTCATGTCTGCCTGTCGCCCCTACCAGAAGGAAGTACCGCTATGAGCGAAGCCAGCTTGGCACCGGGCAAACGCCTGTCGCAGATCCGTCAGCAATTGGGTTTGTCGCAGCGCCGGGTCGCCGAACTGTCCGGGTTAACCCACAGTGCGATCAGCACCATCGAACAGGACAAGGTCAGCCCGGCCATCAGCACGCTGCAAAAGCTGCTGAAGGTGTATGGCCTGTCGCTGTCTGAATTCTTTGCCGAACCGGAAGCCGCCGACGAGCCGCGCGTGGTGATCGATGCCGAGGACCTGATTGAGATAGGCAGCCAGGGGGTGTCGATGAAGCTGGTACACAACGGCAGCCCGACGCGCAACCTGGCGATGATGCTGGAAACCTACCAGCCCGGCACCACCACCGGCGAAAAGATCAAGCACCAGGGCGAAGAGATCGGCACCCTGCTGGAGGGCGAGATCGTGCTGACCATCAACGGCCAGAGCTACTGCCTGACCGCCGGTCAGAGTTACGCCATCAACACCGGCATCCCGCACAGCTTCAGCAATACGTCGGCGCGCATCTGCCGCATCGTCAGCGCACACACCCCCACCACCTTCTGACCGCTTCTCGCACCGGCGCAGCCTGACGCGGGTTGCGCCCCTGCCCGCCAACGCGTTTTTCATCGCCGTTATGCCATTTTGTTGGTTGCCAACGGCGCAATCTGTGTTACAACAGAGCAAAACAGCCATCTAAACATCTAAACGGCCTTACTAACCTATGTCAACCGCAACGCCTTCACGCCTCGAGATGCGCAATATCTCGATCGCCTTCTCCGGCTTCAACGCGCTGCAGGACGTGGACTTCACACTGCAGGGCGGTTCAATCCATGCGCTGGTCGGTGCCAACGGCGCGGGCAAGTCGACGCTGATGGCAATCCTTTCCGGCGCCCACGATCATTATCGCGGCGAGATCCTGATCGATGGCCAGGCGGTGGCGATTCACTCCCCGCTGCAAGCACGCCGCCACGGTATTCACGTGGTGCAGCAAGAGGTGGACGTCGCGCTGATCCCCACGCTGTCGGTGGCGGAAAACATCATGCTGGACTGGCTGAACGAGCCGGGCCACTGGCTGAACTGGGCGGAACTGCACCGCCGCGCCGCGCAGCTACTGCAGCAATGGGCGTTGCCGCTCAATCCGCGCAGGCGGCTGGCGGACTGCACGCTGGCGGAAAAACAGCAGGTGCTGCTGGCGCGCGCGCTGTCGCACCGCTGCCGTTTTCTGGTGCTCGACGAACCGACCGCGCCGCTCGATCGCGCCGAGAGCGAGCGCCTGTTTAACGTGGTGCGCCGCCTGCAATCCGAAGGCATCGGCATCGTGTTTATTTCCCACCGCATCCACGAACTGAGCGACATTTGCGATCGGCTGACGGTGCTGCGCGACGGCCGGCGCGTCAGTGAAGACCCCATGCGTGGGCTGAGCGGCGAGCAGATCGTCGAGAAGATGCTCGGCCATCGGCTGGACGACATTTTCCCGCCGCCGCGCCCGCCGCGCGCCGAGCGAACGCTGCTGCAGGTGCAAGGCTTGCGCGATCGCCACAAGCTGCGCGACGTTTCGCTGCGGCTGCATGAGGGCGAGATCCTGGGCATCGCCGGGCTGGCCGGAGCGGGCAAAACCGAGCTGTGCAAAGCGCTGTTCGGCGCCAGCGCCGTGCAGCTCGAGCGCGGCGAACTGCGCGGGCAACCCTGGGCGCCGCGCGCGCCGCATCTCTCGGTCGAACAGGGGCTGGCGCTGGTGCCGGAGGAACGCCGCAAAGAAGGCATTTTCATCGATGAGGCGATCCCGATGAACCTGAGCGTCAGCGCCGACGACAGCTTCTCGCGCTGGAGCCTGTTCAGCCGACGGCAAGAGCTGCGCTGGGCGCGCGAGATCATGCAGCGCCTGAACATTCGCGCCTCGGGCCCGCAACAGCGGCTGGCGCGCCTGTCCGGCGGCAATCAACAAAAAGTGGCGATCGGCAAATGGCTGCGCGGCGACGCCGAGGTGCTGATCTTCGATGAGCCGACCAAGGGCGTGGACATCAAGGCCAAGCAGGAGCTGTTTGGCCTGATCGACGGCCTGGCGCGCGCCGGCAAAGGTGTGATTTACGCCTCCGGCGAGTTCGCCGAGCTGGTTGGCCTGTGCGATCGCATCTGCGTGCTGTGGGACGGCCGCATCGTGGCGGAGTTGAACGCCGCCGACATTGACGAAGAAACCTTATTGCTCTATTCCACCGGAGGAACCCCTGCGTGAGTAAAGAATTAGCCCTGCGGCCTGCGCTGCCCTGGCGCCAACAGCTGTTCGATTTCCTCTACAAATGGGGCATGTTGCTGACCGTAGCGGCGCTGATCGCCCTGTTCGGCCTGGCGTCGGACAACTTTCTCGATGCCAACAACATCATCAATATCCTGCGTTCGATCGCCATCGTGACGGTGATCGCTATCGGCGTCTCTATCTCGCTGTCGGTCGGCGGTTTCGATCTGTCGGTCGGCTCGACCGCCTCGTTGGCCAACGCGCTGGTGATTTCTCTGTTCGTCTGGCACGGATTCGGCACCACCGGCGCCATCGTGGTAACGCTGCTGCTGTGCACGCTGGTCGGCCTGTTCAACGCCCTGCTGATCGTGGTGTTCAGAATTCCCGATATGCTGGCGACGCTGGCCAGCCTGTTCGTGATCCAGGGCGTGGCGATGACCTACAGCTACGGCGGCTCCATCACCCAAAACATGGTGCTGCCGAATGGTGACATGGCGGAAGGCCTGATCCCGGAGGTGTTTTCCGCCCTCGGCCAGGTCCCGGTGATCGTGCTGATCATGCTGGCGGTCACCGTAGCGGTGCAGCTGTTCCTGTCGTTGACCAAGCATGGCCGCCGCATGTATGCCATCGGCGGCAACCCCGAAGCGGCGCGCCTGTCGGGCATCCGCACCGTGCGTTACAGGGTTGCCGCTTACGTCATTTCCTCTTGGCTGGCGGCACTTGGCGGCATCTTGCTGGCGTCACGTATCGGCTCTTCGCAGGTCAACGCCGGCGGCGGTTATCTGATGGATGCGGTGGCGGCGGCCTATATCGGCTTCTCACTGGCCGGGGCCGGTAAACCCAATGCGCTCGGTACCCTGATCGGCGCAGTGATCCTCGGCGTGCTGCAAAACGGCCTGGTGATGCTGTCGGTGCCCTACTACGCCATGGACATTATCAAGGGCCTGGTGCTGGCACTGGCGCTGGCCATCACCTACATCCAGAAACGCTGATTCTCCCCGGCGCACGCTCGCTGCGCCGCTTTTCCCTTTAATTCATCCGGTTACCCTTCCCAGTCAGAATAACAATCATACAAATGATATGAATTATCATTAGCGTTTACATTCAGTAAAAAATCCTTACAATACCCTCACGCAACGCTGACGAAGCGACGGATTTCTCAGCGAACGATGAATAATTTCATTAGAAATTCAATTGGTTAATTACTTTCACTTCAATCCAGGAAAGGTTTACCTCATGGAAACGCCACGTTACAGCAAGCTCGCCGCTCTGGTCGTCGCCTCACTCAGCGCCACCGCCGCGTTGGCCGCGCCGCAGGACGATACCCAGGACACCATGGTCGTCACCGCCTCCGGCTTCCAGCAAAAAATTCAGGACTCCGCCGCTTCCATCTCGGTGATCCCGCGCCAGCAAATCGAAGACAAGGCCTATCGCGACGTGACCGACGCGCTGAAAGACGTACCGGGCGTAGTGGTCACCGGCGGCGCCAGCAGCAGCGACATCAGCATCCGCGGCATGTCTTCCAAGTACACGCTGATCCTGGTGGACGGCAAGCGCGTTGATACCCGCGGTACCCGTCCGAACAGCGACAACGCCGGCATCGAACAGGGCTGGCTGCCACCGATGGAAGCCATCGAACGCATCGAAGTGGTGCGCGGGCCGATGTCTTCGCTGTACGGTTCCGACGCCATGGGCGGCGTGATCAACGTCATCACCCGCAAGACCTCCCGCACCGAGTGGAAAGGCTCGCTGCACGGCGACGCCACCCTTCAGGAAAACCGCGATTCCGGCGATCTGTTCCAGACCAACGCCTACGCCTCCGGCCCGCTGATTGAAGGCCTGCTCGGCGTGCGGGTCAACGGCCTGCTGTCGCGTCGTGCCGAAGATAAAATCGCCAACGGTTACAACGAGCAGCGCATGCGCAGCGGCACTGCGGTGTTCACCCTGACGCCAGACGAGAAAAACGAATTCGACTTCGAAATCGGCCGCTCGCTGCAGGATCGCAACAGCACGCCGGGCAAATCGGTGGTGGCGG
The sequence above is drawn from the Serratia sp. FDAARGOS_506 genome and encodes:
- a CDS encoding glutamine synthetase family protein is translated as MQTNSAAVEHFAQHHEERRSSAFQNEVAHYLERHPATQYVDILLTDLNGSFRGKRIPVSGLKKLEKGSYFPASVFAMDILGNVVEETGLGQELGEPDRICLPVPGSLTPSAADPEHIGQVLLTMLDEDGTPFDVEPRNVLNRVWQALRQRGLFPVAAVELEFYLIDRQRDAEGDLQPPCAPGTQERNTQSQVYSVDNLNHFAEVLNDIDALAKLQGLPADGAVAEASPGQFEVNLRHTDDILLACDHALALKRLVRLVAENHDMHATFMAKPYEDYAGSGMHVHVSMQDRAGNNLFADAEGEDSPLLKQALAGMITLMPASMALLAPNVNAYRRFQPGMYVPIQAAWGHNNRTVALRIPCGDPENLRVEYRVAGADANPYLVMAAILAGMLYGLDNALPLPEPVTGNGLEQEGLPLPIRQSDALYEFEHQHALTHYLGERFTQVYHACKTDELLQFERRVTETEIDWMLKNA
- the puuR gene encoding HTH-type transcriptional regulator PuuR, whose translation is MSEASLAPGKRLSQIRQQLGLSQRRVAELSGLTHSAISTIEQDKVSPAISTLQKLLKVYGLSLSEFFAEPEAADEPRVVIDAEDLIEIGSQGVSMKLVHNGSPTRNLAMMLETYQPGTTTGEKIKHQGEEIGTLLEGEIVLTINGQSYCLTAGQSYAINTGIPHSFSNTSARICRIVSAHTPTTF
- a CDS encoding sugar ABC transporter ATP-binding protein, whose amino-acid sequence is MSTATPSRLEMRNISIAFSGFNALQDVDFTLQGGSIHALVGANGAGKSTLMAILSGAHDHYRGEILIDGQAVAIHSPLQARRHGIHVVQQEVDVALIPTLSVAENIMLDWLNEPGHWLNWAELHRRAAQLLQQWALPLNPRRRLADCTLAEKQQVLLARALSHRCRFLVLDEPTAPLDRAESERLFNVVRRLQSEGIGIVFISHRIHELSDICDRLTVLRDGRRVSEDPMRGLSGEQIVEKMLGHRLDDIFPPPRPPRAERTLLQVQGLRDRHKLRDVSLRLHEGEILGIAGLAGAGKTELCKALFGASAVQLERGELRGQPWAPRAPHLSVEQGLALVPEERRKEGIFIDEAIPMNLSVSADDSFSRWSLFSRRQELRWAREIMQRLNIRASGPQQRLARLSGGNQQKVAIGKWLRGDAEVLIFDEPTKGVDIKAKQELFGLIDGLARAGKGVIYASGEFAELVGLCDRICVLWDGRIVAELNAADIDEETLLLYSTGGTPA
- a CDS encoding ABC transporter permease, which produces MSKELALRPALPWRQQLFDFLYKWGMLLTVAALIALFGLASDNFLDANNIINILRSIAIVTVIAIGVSISLSVGGFDLSVGSTASLANALVISLFVWHGFGTTGAIVVTLLLCTLVGLFNALLIVVFRIPDMLATLASLFVIQGVAMTYSYGGSITQNMVLPNGDMAEGLIPEVFSALGQVPVIVLIMLAVTVAVQLFLSLTKHGRRMYAIGGNPEAARLSGIRTVRYRVAAYVISSWLAALGGILLASRIGSSQVNAGGGYLMDAVAAAYIGFSLAGAGKPNALGTLIGAVILGVLQNGLVMLSVPYYAMDIIKGLVLALALAITYIQKR